The following are encoded in a window of Miltoncostaea marina genomic DNA:
- a CDS encoding penicillin-insensitive murein endopeptidase, whose translation MGSRRHRREALSCCPACAASLGRRRRRRGGRPQWAWVTLLALVAALVPVAALQEGSGPSVAQAAPAPVARPAAPAPEPAPRPRREAPASRAARPAVEWRESLALGTPNAGALHNAVRLPAEGPGYYTYDPATQRPPGGAERTWGTAALVRQVMDLGVWWEATHPEQPRLGVGDLSRPGGGPFTGPVVGHASHQNGLDVDIRLVRRDGAESSVDAATYDRELTQAVVDRLVAQGASLVLIGPRLDLHGPAGVVVRWPNHDDHLHARFPDPDGTGN comes from the coding sequence ATGGGTTCGCGACGGCACCGCCGCGAGGCGCTCAGCTGCTGCCCCGCCTGCGCCGCCTCGCTCGGGCGCAGGCGCCGGCGGCGGGGCGGCCGCCCCCAGTGGGCGTGGGTGACGCTGCTCGCGCTCGTGGCCGCCCTCGTGCCGGTCGCCGCGCTGCAGGAGGGCAGCGGCCCGTCCGTCGCCCAGGCCGCCCCCGCCCCGGTCGCCCGCCCGGCCGCGCCGGCGCCCGAGCCGGCCCCGCGCCCCCGGCGCGAGGCCCCCGCCTCGCGCGCCGCCCGCCCCGCGGTGGAGTGGCGCGAGAGCCTGGCGCTGGGCACGCCGAACGCCGGCGCGCTGCACAACGCGGTGCGCCTGCCCGCCGAGGGGCCCGGCTACTACACCTACGACCCCGCCACCCAGCGGCCGCCGGGCGGCGCCGAGCGCACCTGGGGCACGGCGGCCCTCGTGCGCCAGGTGATGGACCTGGGCGTGTGGTGGGAGGCCACCCACCCCGAGCAGCCGCGGCTCGGCGTGGGCGACCTGTCGCGCCCGGGCGGCGGGCCCTTCACCGGGCCGGTGGTCGGGCACGCCTCCCACCAGAACGGCCTGGACGTGGACATCCGGCTGGTGCGCCGCGACGGCGCCGAGTCGTCGGTCGACGCCGCCACCTACGACCGCGAGCTGACCCAGGCGGTCGTGGACCGGCTCGTCGCCCAGGGCGCCTCGCTCGTGCTGATCGGCCCGCGCCTCGACCTGCACGGCCCGGCCGGCGTGGTCGTGCGCTGGCCGAACCACGACGACCACCTGCACGCCCGCTTCCCCGACCCGGACGGCACCGGGAACTGA
- a CDS encoding cation:proton antiporter produces the protein MRALIDPAGTAAAISPGLHLADAFALGLLFLGVAVLVAMVALTHQRERAFSPAIVYLAMGALAAGGIALLDVHWLHLVDDADVVEHLSEFAVIVALFATGMRLDRPLGLRRWRSTVLLLALVMPLTIAAVAAYGAFAMGLSAGAALVLGAALAPTDPVLAGDVGVGPPDEDDEREPAFALTSEAGLNDGLAFPFVMLGLVIAGGAGAGDVGEWLAVDVVYAVAAGVGIGVLGGWAIGAVSVRLRDRGLLAPELDGWVAVGAVLAIYSVTVIGDAYGFLAAFAGGIAFRRRERGHEQHAGVHAGAETLERVLELAMILLLGSLLTVDGLRAPGPAGWLLAPVLILLVRPLACLVALRWSPLDAAGRLWVGWFGVRGIGSLYYAAAALGAGLMAPREAGVVIWTCVAVVMVSIVVHGVTGDPLTRRLERRVRDEVEEEARRVAGRA, from the coding sequence GTGCGCGCACTCATCGATCCCGCCGGGACCGCGGCGGCGATCTCGCCGGGCCTCCACCTGGCCGACGCCTTCGCCCTCGGCCTGCTGTTCCTCGGCGTCGCCGTGCTGGTGGCCATGGTCGCGCTCACCCACCAGCGCGAGCGCGCGTTCTCGCCGGCGATCGTCTACCTGGCCATGGGCGCGCTCGCCGCCGGCGGCATCGCGCTGCTCGACGTGCACTGGCTGCACCTGGTCGACGACGCGGACGTCGTCGAGCACCTCAGCGAGTTCGCGGTGATCGTGGCCCTGTTCGCGACCGGCATGCGGCTCGACCGGCCGCTCGGCCTGCGGCGGTGGCGCTCCACGGTGCTCCTGCTGGCGCTGGTCATGCCGCTCACCATCGCCGCCGTCGCCGCCTACGGGGCGTTCGCGATGGGCCTCTCGGCCGGCGCCGCCCTCGTGCTGGGCGCCGCCCTGGCGCCGACCGACCCCGTGCTGGCCGGGGACGTGGGCGTGGGCCCGCCCGACGAGGACGACGAGCGCGAGCCGGCCTTCGCGCTCACCTCGGAGGCCGGCCTCAACGACGGCCTGGCCTTCCCCTTCGTGATGCTGGGGCTCGTGATCGCCGGCGGGGCCGGCGCCGGGGACGTCGGCGAGTGGCTGGCGGTGGACGTGGTGTACGCGGTCGCCGCCGGCGTCGGCATCGGCGTGCTCGGCGGGTGGGCGATCGGCGCCGTCTCGGTGCGGCTGCGCGACCGCGGCCTGCTGGCGCCCGAGCTCGACGGGTGGGTGGCCGTCGGCGCGGTGCTGGCGATCTACAGCGTCACGGTGATCGGCGACGCCTACGGCTTCCTCGCCGCGTTCGCCGGCGGCATCGCCTTCCGGCGCCGGGAGCGCGGCCACGAGCAGCACGCGGGCGTCCACGCCGGCGCGGAGACCCTCGAGCGCGTGCTCGAGCTGGCCATGATCCTGCTGCTCGGCAGCCTGCTGACGGTCGACGGCCTGCGCGCGCCCGGGCCGGCGGGCTGGCTGCTCGCCCCCGTGCTGATCCTGCTGGTGCGGCCGCTCGCCTGCCTCGTCGCGCTGCGGTGGTCCCCGCTGGACGCGGCCGGCCGCCTCTGGGTGGGCTGGTTCGGCGTGCGGGGCATCGGCAGCCTCTACTACGCGGCGGCCGCCCTGGGCGCGGGCCTGATGGCCCCCCGTGAGGCTGGCGTCGTCATCTGGACCTGCGTCGCCGTGGTGATGGTCTCGATCGTGGTCCACGGCGTGACCGGCGACCCGCTCACCCGGCGCCTGGAGCGGCGGGTGCGCGACGAGGTCGAGGAGGAGGCCCGGCGGGTGGCGGGGCGGGCGTAA
- the rpoC gene encoding DNA-directed RNA polymerase subunit beta': protein MIDINNFDSITIGLASSKQIRQWSSGEVTKPETINYRTLKPEKDGLFCEKIFGPTKDWECYCGKYKRVRYKGIICERCGVEVTRAKVRRERMGHIDLAAPVSHIWFFKGVPSRIGYMLDIAPKELEKVLYFAASIVTEVDTEARGQELDRLQDEVNAAIEQFSQDKEERLLELDERLDRRVQWLREADADVLTDEDEYWAEDLQRDRSSDDPEARRELTDADRKQAESDLRKETDVTKKDIERYTEEAIERLTQAWLTFKDVKRGDIISDEQLFREMKDRFGSPHGFAQLFSGGMGAAAIKELLDDLAERSPNAGDDDPRRTKLQDLADELRETIKTSKGQRQARALKRLKVVSAFIRSQNSPGWMILDAIPVIPPELRPMVQLDGGRFATSDLNDLYRRVINRNNRLKRLLDLGAPEIIVNNEKRMLQEAVDALFDNGRRGRAVTGPGNRPLKSLSDMLKGKQGRFRQNLLGKRVDYSGRSVIVAGPELKLHQCGLPKLMALELFKPFIMSRLVERKQVQNIKAAKKLVDAMVPEVWDVLEEVIGEHPVLLNRAPTLHRLGIQAFEPVLVEGKAIQIHPLVCTAFNADFDGDQMAVHLPLSVEAQAEARILMLSANNILSPAHGRPIAVPSQDMILGLYYLTYAPVVSVRKKGDEGEGRDQEVTELWNHEARAWELPKGMEAKFDGGEWTTKPFAGMSEPRPFGSEEDVFAALDQRAVGLQDLILMRYADGTRRVTTPGRVVFNHEVRTALEAVVGAEELAAQPFPDRHESLTKRHTGDFIEELVNLYGATAVSMVLDAFKALGFRYATDSGLTVSKNDIVVPPTKGDILAKYDAKVEEVEEFFALGEMSPEERHEEVVKLWEQATDEVAEAMQEHLWRLNPIYMMANSGARGSFKQIRQLAGMRGCMNNPKGETIERPIKSNFMEGLSVLEYFISTHGARKGLADTALKTADSGYLTRRLVDVSQDVIVRELDCGTDEGIEVPVFRDDNALNPSVPGRVLLGPVVDRRTGEVLLDLRPEADSDDPEDVAAATRGHLVTTVEGERLNAELREADGTPRDAVVLVRSPVKCRSEVGICARCYGRNPASGRLTEPGDAVGIIAAQSIGEPGTQLTMRTFHTGGVAGADITHGLPRVVELFEARKPKAQAVVSPVDGWVRITDDETRPGSATLTVVEPEYVEMDDAGTGATKAPVREHSFTALRRTQITVDDGQWVEAGDLLTTGSAFPADILSSKPGVAIGVQGRITGVTEDGEQWLRVDVETEAGTSQRWLRLPADRPRPVIEAGTQVRTGQRFYAQDGVRDRSTKTELYLVSEVQNVYRSQGVDINDKHIELIVRQMLRKVRVEDPGGTHFLPGQMVDKPVLYRENARAAQRIEEQLLEKRESGEFTGDDSEIARARDGVQAVVEPLILGITKASLATESFLSAASFQETTKVLTDAALEGKTDRLRGLKENVIIGKLIPAATGLKRYRQLEIEAVRRAPALLEFDLDEPFSEADDDALLGIGDGDGQTYSFGPELEGEES from the coding sequence GTGATCGACATCAACAACTTCGACTCCATCACGATCGGACTGGCCTCCTCCAAGCAGATCCGGCAGTGGAGCTCGGGCGAGGTGACCAAGCCCGAGACGATCAACTACCGCACGCTCAAGCCGGAGAAGGACGGGCTCTTCTGCGAGAAGATCTTCGGTCCGACCAAGGACTGGGAGTGCTACTGCGGCAAGTACAAGCGCGTCCGCTACAAGGGGATCATCTGCGAGCGCTGCGGCGTCGAGGTGACGCGCGCGAAGGTGCGCCGCGAGCGGATGGGCCACATCGACCTCGCCGCGCCCGTCAGCCACATCTGGTTCTTCAAGGGCGTCCCGAGCCGCATCGGCTACATGCTGGACATCGCCCCGAAGGAGCTGGAGAAGGTCCTCTACTTCGCCGCCTCCATCGTCACGGAGGTGGACACGGAGGCCCGCGGCCAGGAGCTCGACCGGCTCCAGGACGAGGTCAACGCGGCGATCGAGCAGTTCAGCCAGGACAAGGAGGAGCGCCTCCTCGAGCTGGACGAGCGGCTCGACCGGCGGGTGCAGTGGCTGCGCGAGGCTGACGCCGACGTCCTCACCGACGAGGACGAGTACTGGGCCGAGGACCTCCAGCGCGACCGCAGCTCGGACGACCCCGAGGCGCGCCGGGAGCTGACCGACGCCGACCGCAAGCAGGCCGAGTCGGACCTCCGCAAGGAGACCGACGTCACGAAGAAGGACATCGAGCGCTACACGGAGGAGGCCATCGAGCGCCTCACCCAGGCGTGGCTGACCTTCAAGGACGTCAAGCGCGGCGACATCATCAGCGACGAGCAGCTGTTCCGGGAGATGAAGGACCGGTTCGGCTCGCCGCACGGCTTCGCCCAGCTCTTCTCCGGCGGCATGGGCGCCGCCGCGATCAAGGAGCTCCTCGACGACCTGGCCGAGCGCTCGCCGAACGCCGGCGACGACGACCCCCGTCGCACGAAGCTGCAGGACCTCGCCGACGAGCTGCGCGAGACCATCAAGACCTCGAAGGGCCAGCGGCAGGCGCGCGCGCTGAAGCGCCTGAAGGTCGTGTCGGCCTTCATCCGGAGCCAGAACAGCCCGGGCTGGATGATCCTCGACGCGATCCCGGTCATCCCGCCGGAGCTGCGCCCCATGGTGCAGCTCGACGGCGGCCGCTTCGCGACGAGCGACCTCAACGACCTGTACCGCCGCGTCATCAACCGCAACAACCGCCTCAAGCGGCTGCTCGACCTCGGCGCGCCCGAGATCATCGTGAACAACGAGAAGCGGATGCTGCAGGAGGCCGTCGACGCGCTGTTCGACAACGGCCGCCGCGGCCGCGCGGTGACCGGCCCCGGCAACCGCCCGCTCAAGTCCCTCTCGGACATGCTGAAGGGCAAGCAGGGCCGCTTCCGGCAGAACCTGCTCGGCAAGCGCGTCGACTACTCGGGCCGCTCGGTCATCGTGGCCGGCCCGGAGCTCAAGCTGCACCAGTGCGGCCTGCCCAAGCTGATGGCGCTCGAGCTCTTCAAGCCGTTCATCATGAGCCGGCTGGTCGAGCGCAAGCAGGTCCAGAACATCAAGGCCGCCAAGAAGCTCGTGGACGCGATGGTCCCCGAGGTCTGGGACGTGCTCGAGGAGGTCATCGGGGAGCACCCGGTGCTGCTCAACCGCGCGCCCACCCTGCACCGCCTCGGCATCCAGGCCTTCGAGCCGGTGCTGGTCGAGGGCAAGGCCATCCAGATCCACCCGCTCGTCTGCACCGCCTTCAACGCGGACTTCGACGGCGACCAGATGGCCGTCCACCTGCCCCTGTCGGTGGAGGCGCAGGCCGAGGCCCGCATCCTGATGCTGTCGGCGAACAACATCCTCTCGCCGGCGCACGGGCGCCCGATCGCGGTGCCGAGCCAGGACATGATCCTCGGCCTCTACTACCTCACCTACGCGCCGGTGGTCAGCGTGCGCAAGAAGGGCGACGAGGGCGAGGGCCGTGACCAGGAGGTCACGGAGCTCTGGAACCACGAGGCCCGCGCCTGGGAGCTCCCGAAGGGCATGGAGGCGAAGTTCGACGGCGGCGAGTGGACCACGAAGCCGTTCGCCGGCATGTCCGAGCCGCGACCGTTCGGCAGCGAGGAGGACGTCTTCGCCGCGCTGGACCAGCGCGCCGTGGGCCTGCAGGACCTCATCCTGATGCGCTACGCCGACGGCACCCGCCGGGTCACGACGCCGGGCCGCGTGGTCTTCAACCACGAGGTGCGGACCGCGCTCGAGGCCGTGGTCGGCGCCGAGGAGCTGGCCGCCCAGCCGTTCCCCGACCGGCACGAGTCGCTCACCAAGCGCCACACCGGGGACTTCATCGAGGAGCTCGTCAACCTCTACGGCGCCACCGCGGTGTCGATGGTGCTCGACGCCTTCAAGGCGCTCGGGTTCCGCTACGCCACCGACTCCGGCCTGACGGTGTCCAAGAACGACATCGTCGTCCCGCCCACGAAGGGCGACATCCTCGCCAAGTACGACGCGAAGGTCGAGGAGGTCGAGGAGTTCTTCGCCCTGGGCGAGATGAGCCCCGAGGAGCGCCACGAGGAGGTCGTGAAGCTCTGGGAGCAGGCCACCGACGAGGTCGCCGAGGCCATGCAGGAGCACCTGTGGCGCCTCAACCCGATCTACATGATGGCCAACTCGGGTGCGCGCGGATCGTTCAAGCAGATCCGCCAGCTGGCCGGCATGCGCGGCTGCATGAACAACCCGAAGGGCGAGACGATCGAGCGGCCCATCAAGTCGAACTTCATGGAGGGCCTCTCCGTCCTCGAGTACTTCATCTCGACCCACGGCGCCCGCAAGGGCCTCGCGGACACCGCGCTGAAGACCGCCGACTCGGGCTACCTCACCCGGCGCCTGGTGGACGTCTCGCAGGACGTGATCGTGCGCGAGCTCGACTGCGGCACCGACGAGGGCATCGAGGTCCCGGTCTTCCGCGACGACAACGCGCTCAACCCGAGCGTGCCCGGCCGCGTGCTGCTCGGCCCGGTCGTCGACCGGCGCACGGGCGAGGTGCTGCTGGACCTGCGGCCCGAGGCCGACTCCGACGACCCCGAGGACGTGGCGGCGGCGACCCGCGGCCACCTCGTCACCACGGTCGAGGGCGAGCGGCTCAACGCGGAGCTGCGCGAGGCGGACGGCACCCCGCGGGACGCGGTCGTGCTCGTGCGCTCGCCCGTGAAGTGCCGCAGCGAGGTCGGCATCTGCGCCCGCTGCTACGGGCGCAACCCGGCGTCCGGCCGGCTCACCGAGCCGGGCGACGCGGTCGGCATCATCGCCGCCCAGTCGATCGGCGAGCCGGGCACCCAGCTCACCATGCGCACGTTCCACACCGGCGGCGTCGCCGGGGCCGACATCACGCACGGCCTCCCGCGCGTCGTGGAGCTCTTCGAGGCCCGCAAGCCGAAGGCCCAGGCCGTGGTCAGCCCGGTCGACGGCTGGGTGCGGATCACCGACGACGAGACCCGCCCGGGGTCGGCCACCCTGACGGTGGTCGAGCCGGAGTACGTCGAGATGGACGACGCGGGCACGGGCGCCACGAAGGCGCCGGTGCGCGAGCACTCCTTCACGGCGCTGCGGCGCACCCAGATCACCGTGGACGACGGCCAGTGGGTCGAGGCGGGCGACCTCCTCACCACCGGCTCGGCCTTCCCGGCGGACATCCTCAGCTCCAAGCCCGGCGTCGCCATCGGCGTGCAGGGCCGCATCACCGGCGTCACGGAGGACGGTGAGCAGTGGCTGCGGGTGGACGTCGAGACCGAGGCGGGCACGTCGCAGCGCTGGCTGCGCCTGCCGGCCGACCGGCCGCGCCCGGTCATCGAGGCCGGCACGCAGGTGCGCACCGGCCAGCGCTTCTACGCCCAGGACGGCGTGCGCGACCGCTCCACCAAGACCGAGCTGTACCTCGTCTCCGAGGTCCAGAACGTCTACCGCTCGCAGGGCGTGGACATCAACGACAAGCACATCGAGCTGATCGTGCGCCAGATGCTCCGCAAGGTGCGGGTGGAGGACCCGGGCGGCACGCACTTCCTGCCCGGCCAGATGGTCGACAAGCCGGTGCTGTACCGCGAGAACGCCCGCGCGGCCCAGCGCATCGAGGAGCAGCTGCTCGAGAAGCGCGAGAGCGGCGAGTTCACCGGCGACGACAGCGAGATCGCGCGCGCCAGGGACGGCGTGCAGGCCGTGGTGGAGCCGCTGATCCTCGGCATCACGAAGGCCTCGCTGGCGACCGAGTCGTTCCTCTCGGCGGCCTCCTTCCAGGAGACGACGAAGGTGCTGACCGACGCCGCCCTCGAGGGCAAGACCGACCGGCTGCGCGGCCTGAAGGAGAACGTGATCATCGGCAAGCTGATCCCGGCCGCCACCGGGCTCAAGCGCTACCGCCAGCTCGAGATCGAGGCCGTCCGGCGCGCGCCGGCGCTGCTCGAGTTCGACCTGGACGAGCCGTTCTCCGAGGCCGACGACGACGCCCTGCTGGGCATCGGCGACGGCGACGGCCAGACGTACTCGTTCGGCCCGGAGCTGGAGGGCGAGGAGTCGTAG
- a CDS encoding DNA-directed RNA polymerase subunit beta: MSTRPAARVRRSFSKQEKVRDVPNLIDIQRSSFEWFIERGLRETIDDISPIEDFTGTLAVQFGKYTLGGWEPGMPFDHIQPNDSIKDCREKDITYAAPLTMEVAFINRETGEIREQKVFMGDLPLMTNWGTYIINGTERVVVTQLVRSPGAYVMEPKDREKQVFIANLMPSRGSWVELEIDKKGLVNVRIDRKRKLPVTTLLFALGYTRDDVANLFRHPEDPDRVNPFIQMTLDKDATEGDPQTGDRTSLEKLEAIVAEMRELDARLEEAAGEERAALEAEIEKLEKKLDARSGDIMQHALIEVFKKQRPGEPPTVDNSRSLVRSLFFDPKRYDLTKVGRYKLDARLGLSLGSEVRTLTNPRFTGRSTGMTDDLVELIRRLVELPIKIGVPEDSKDFAADAATMPRDEIAGDLDEYEHFGNRRLRTVGELIQEAFRIGLYRMERVVRERMSTEDVDTITPQTIINIRPVVAALKEFFGSSQLSQFMDQTNSLSGLTHRRRLSALGAGGLTRERAPIEVRDVHQTHYGRMCPIETPEGPNIGLIGSLGSYATLNEFGFIQTPYRRVVDGVITDEVVELDATQEEHKIIAQANAEYTDDKHLVGPVLCRKGGEPVLADPADVDFMDVSPQQMVSVATALIPFLEHDDANRALMGANMQKQAVPLMITEAPLVGTGMEHRAAVDTGDVVVSRTDGTVAAVDADHIIIEDPQGELEHYELHKFTRSNQGTLIHQKPIVRKGQAVQQGEVLADGSSTDRGELALGSNMLVAFMSWEGYNFEDAIIISERLVRDDLLSSIHIEAYEVDARTTKLGAEEITRDIPNRSEESLKDLDERGIVRIGAEVKSGDLLVGKVTPKGETELTAEEKLIRAIFKEKAGEVRDTSLKVPHGEGGKVIDVKVFDRESGDDLSPGVNQLVRVYVAKRRKIAEGDKLAGRHGNKGVISKIVPEEDMPFLEDGTPIDMILNPLGVPSRMNIGQIMETHLGWAAARGWVDGAFENGGIDGHEPPERTFVATPVFDGAEVEDVDRVLKDWSASHPDNPIKLAVDETDRPGRQASGKMRLFNGRTGEPYEGRVTVGYMYMLKLLHLVDDKIHARSTGPYSLVTQQPLGGKAQFGGQRFGEMEVWALEAYGAAYTLQEMLTIKSDDTVGRVKAYEAIVKGENIQEPSIPESFKVLLKEMQSLGLDVRVQGEAGPEFSAREEDDDLLRAAEELGIDLSGGLGAPQGDDAQEAGGAEGSTADEAGVAASSGDDAGADADAG, translated from the coding sequence TTGAGCACCCGTCCCGCTGCCCGCGTCCGCCGCTCCTTCTCCAAGCAGGAGAAGGTCCGTGACGTCCCAAACCTGATCGACATCCAGCGGTCCTCCTTCGAGTGGTTCATCGAGCGAGGGCTGCGCGAGACGATCGACGACATCTCGCCGATCGAGGACTTCACCGGAACCCTCGCGGTCCAGTTCGGCAAGTACACGCTGGGCGGCTGGGAGCCCGGCATGCCGTTCGACCACATCCAGCCGAACGACTCCATCAAGGACTGCCGCGAGAAGGACATCACCTACGCGGCCCCGCTCACGATGGAGGTCGCCTTCATCAACCGGGAGACCGGTGAGATCCGCGAGCAGAAGGTCTTCATGGGCGACCTTCCGCTCATGACGAACTGGGGCACCTACATCATCAACGGCACCGAGCGCGTCGTGGTGACGCAGCTCGTGCGCTCGCCGGGCGCGTACGTGATGGAGCCCAAGGACCGCGAGAAGCAGGTCTTCATCGCGAACCTGATGCCCTCGCGCGGCTCGTGGGTCGAGCTCGAGATCGACAAGAAGGGCCTGGTCAACGTCCGCATCGACCGCAAGCGCAAGCTGCCGGTCACCACGCTGCTGTTCGCGCTCGGCTACACCCGCGACGACGTGGCGAACCTGTTCCGCCACCCGGAGGACCCGGACCGGGTCAACCCCTTCATCCAGATGACCCTGGACAAGGACGCGACGGAGGGCGACCCGCAGACCGGCGACCGCACCAGCCTCGAGAAGCTCGAGGCGATCGTCGCCGAGATGCGCGAGCTCGACGCCCGCCTGGAGGAGGCCGCCGGCGAGGAGCGCGCCGCCCTCGAGGCCGAGATCGAGAAGCTCGAGAAGAAGCTGGACGCGCGCTCGGGCGACATCATGCAGCACGCCCTGATCGAGGTCTTCAAGAAGCAGCGCCCCGGCGAGCCGCCGACGGTGGACAACTCGCGCTCGCTCGTGCGCTCGCTGTTCTTCGACCCGAAGCGCTACGACCTCACGAAGGTCGGCCGCTACAAGCTGGACGCCCGCCTCGGCCTCAGCCTGGGCTCCGAGGTCCGCACGCTCACCAACCCGCGGTTCACCGGCCGCTCGACCGGCATGACCGACGACCTGGTCGAGCTCATCCGCCGCCTCGTCGAGCTGCCGATCAAGATCGGCGTGCCCGAGGACTCGAAGGACTTCGCGGCCGACGCGGCCACGATGCCGCGCGACGAGATCGCCGGCGACCTCGACGAGTACGAGCACTTCGGCAACCGGCGCCTGCGCACGGTCGGCGAGCTGATCCAGGAGGCCTTCCGCATCGGCCTCTACCGGATGGAGCGCGTGGTCCGCGAGCGCATGAGCACCGAGGACGTCGACACGATCACGCCGCAGACGATCATCAACATCCGGCCGGTCGTGGCGGCGCTGAAGGAGTTCTTCGGCTCCTCGCAGCTCTCGCAGTTCATGGACCAGACCAACTCGCTGTCGGGCCTCACCCACCGGCGCCGCCTGTCGGCGCTCGGCGCGGGCGGCCTCACCCGCGAGCGCGCGCCCATCGAGGTGCGCGACGTCCACCAGACCCACTACGGCCGCATGTGCCCGATCGAGACCCCCGAGGGCCCGAACATCGGCCTCATCGGCTCGCTCGGCTCCTACGCGACGCTCAACGAGTTCGGGTTCATCCAGACCCCGTACCGCCGGGTGGTCGACGGCGTGATCACCGACGAGGTGGTCGAGCTCGACGCGACCCAGGAGGAGCACAAGATCATCGCGCAGGCCAACGCGGAGTACACGGACGACAAGCACCTCGTCGGCCCCGTGCTCTGCCGCAAGGGCGGCGAGCCCGTGCTCGCCGACCCGGCCGACGTCGACTTCATGGACGTGTCGCCGCAGCAGATGGTCTCGGTGGCCACGGCGCTGATCCCGTTCCTGGAGCACGACGACGCGAACCGCGCGCTCATGGGCGCGAACATGCAGAAGCAGGCCGTGCCGCTCATGATCACCGAGGCCCCGCTGGTGGGCACCGGCATGGAGCACCGGGCGGCGGTGGACACCGGCGACGTCGTGGTGAGCCGCACGGACGGCACGGTGGCCGCGGTCGACGCCGACCACATCATCATCGAGGACCCCCAGGGCGAGCTCGAGCACTACGAGCTGCACAAGTTCACGCGCTCGAACCAGGGCACGCTCATCCACCAGAAGCCGATCGTCCGCAAGGGCCAGGCGGTGCAGCAGGGCGAGGTGCTCGCCGACGGCAGCTCCACCGACCGCGGCGAGCTGGCGCTCGGCAGCAACATGCTCGTCGCCTTCATGTCCTGGGAGGGCTACAACTTCGAGGACGCGATCATCATCTCGGAGCGCCTCGTGCGCGACGACCTGCTCTCGTCGATCCACATCGAGGCCTACGAGGTCGACGCGCGCACCACGAAGCTCGGCGCCGAGGAGATCACGCGCGACATCCCGAACCGCTCGGAGGAGTCGCTGAAGGACCTCGACGAGCGCGGCATCGTCCGCATCGGCGCCGAGGTCAAGTCGGGCGACCTGCTGGTCGGCAAGGTCACGCCGAAGGGCGAGACCGAGCTGACGGCCGAGGAGAAGCTGATCCGGGCCATCTTCAAGGAGAAGGCCGGCGAGGTGCGCGACACCTCCCTCAAGGTCCCGCACGGCGAGGGCGGCAAGGTCATCGACGTGAAGGTCTTCGACCGCGAGAGCGGCGACGACCTGTCGCCGGGCGTCAACCAGCTCGTGCGCGTCTACGTCGCCAAGCGGCGCAAGATCGCCGAGGGCGACAAGCTCGCCGGCCGCCACGGCAACAAGGGCGTCATCTCGAAGATCGTCCCCGAGGAGGACATGCCGTTCCTCGAGGACGGCACGCCGATCGACATGATCCTCAACCCGCTGGGCGTGCCCTCGCGCATGAACATCGGCCAGATCATGGAGACCCACCTCGGCTGGGCCGCCGCGCGTGGCTGGGTGGACGGCGCCTTCGAGAACGGCGGCATCGACGGCCACGAGCCGCCGGAGCGGACGTTCGTCGCGACGCCGGTGTTCGACGGCGCCGAGGTGGAGGACGTCGACCGGGTCCTGAAGGACTGGTCGGCCAGCCACCCCGACAACCCGATCAAGCTCGCGGTCGACGAGACCGACCGGCCGGGCCGCCAGGCCTCCGGCAAGATGCGCCTCTTCAACGGCCGCACCGGCGAGCCCTACGAGGGCCGGGTGACCGTCGGCTACATGTACATGCTGAAGCTGCTCCACCTCGTGGACGACAAGATCCACGCGCGCTCGACCGGCCCGTACTCGCTCGTCACCCAGCAGCCGCTGGGCGGCAAGGCGCAGTTCGGCGGCCAGCGCTTCGGCGAGATGGAGGTGTGGGCCCTGGAGGCGTACGGCGCCGCCTACACCCTCCAGGAGATGCTCACCATCAAGAGCGACGACACGGTCGGCCGCGTGAAGGCCTACGAGGCGATCGTGAAGGGCGAGAACATCCAGGAGCCGTCCATCCCGGAGAGCTTCAAGGTGCTGCTGAAGGAGATGCAGAGCCTCGGGCTGGACGTCCGGGTGCAGGGCGAGGCGGGGCCGGAGTTCTCGGCGCGCGAGGAGGACGACGACCTCCTGCGGGCGGCCGAGGAGCTCGGCATCGACCTCTCCGGCGGGCTCGGGGCGCCCCAGGGCGACGACGCCCAGGAGGCCGGCGGGGCCGAGGGCTCGACCGCGGACGAGGCCGGGGTGGCCGCCTCCTCGGGCGACGACGCCGGCGCCGACGCGGACGCAGGGTAG